TGGACGGTTTGTTGCAACAAGAGCTGGTCTTCGCTGAAGCCAAAGTTCACGGCTATTTCCTCGGCAGGCCGAGGATGCGCTCGGCGATGATGTTTCGCTGCACTTCGTTCGTGCCCGCGTAGATCGGCCCGGAAAGGGCGAATAGATAACCGTCGAGCCAGTCGCCGACGCCCTCGGCCGCCGGGGCCTGCGGTAGAAGTTCCGCTCGCGCACCCAAAAGGGAGAGTGCGGCTTCGTGCATCCGCAGGTCGAGTTCCGACCAGAAGATCTTGTTGAGGCTCGACTCGGAGCCGATCTTTCCACCGGCCAGAAGATGAGAAACGGTCTGATAGGTGTTGAGCGTGTAGGCCTCGGCGTCCACCCAGCAGCGCGCGACCGTGTCGCGCAGGCCCGCATCGATGGGCTGGCCGCTCGCGGCGGTCTCGCGGTAGAGCGCCACGAGCTTGCGGGCCGTGTTCTGGAAGCGCGCCGGGCTGCGCAACATGAGCCCGCGTTCGAAACCCGCGGTGGCCATGGCCACGTCCCAGCCGCGATTGACTTCGCCGAGTTGATTCTCGACCGGTACGCGCACGTCGTTCAAAAAGACCTCGGCGAAACCCGCTTCGCCATCGAGTTGCTCGATCGGCCGAACCGTCACACCGGGAAGATCCAGCGGCACGAGTACGAAGGTCAGCCCCCTGTGGCGTTCCGAATCCGGATCGGTGCGGAACATGCCGAACAACCAATCCGCATAGGCGCCTCGAGAAGCCCAGGTCTTCTGGCCGTTGATCACGTAGTGATCGCCATCGAGTACCGCGCTCGCCTGAATCGCAGCCATGTCGCTGCCCGCATTCGGTTCCGACCAACCCTGCGCCCACACTTCTTCGCTCGACGCCATCTTTGGCAGGAAGCGCGCCTTCTGCTCGGGAGTTCCGTATTCCATGATCGTGGGCCCGAGCAGGAAGATCCCGTTCTGGTTGACGCGGCCGGGTGCGCCGGCCCGGTAGTACTCCTCCTCGAAGATCAACCACTCGAGCAGATTGGCACCGCGCCCGCCGTACTCGACGGGCCAGGGAACCATCGCCCAGCCACCCGCGTTGAGCTGTTTTTCCCAGGCGCGATGCGCCTCGAAGCCCTCGCGCGTGTCGAAGGAGGGCAGGGGTTCACGCGGCACGTTGGCTTCCAGCCAGGCGCGCGCTTCTTTGCGGAAGGCGTCTTGTTCTGCGGTGTAGTTCAGATCCACGTTCAGTCCTTGTCTTTGTAGGACGCGTCGCGCTTTTCAACGAACGCGTCGCGAGCCTCCTGTGAGTCGGGTGAGGTGTAGAGTTCGAGCGTGAAGCCCTGCTCGAAGCGGTAGCTCGTCTTGATGTCGAGCAACTCGATGCCGTTCATGCATTCCTTGGCCAGCCGCATGGCCTTGGGACTCTTGGAGGCGATCGAATCGGCGATGCGGTGCGCGGCCCCCATGAGTTCCTCGCGCGGACCGATCCACTCGAGCGCGCCGAGTCGATAGGCCTCGGCCGCGTCGATCGGTTCCCCGGTGAAGAGCATCTTGCGCACCTTCTGGATGGGGAACATCCGCATCAGGTGCGAGGCCGCACCGAGCGCACCGCGATCGATCTCGGGTAGTCCGAAGCTCGCATCGTCGGAAGCCACGATGATGTCGCTGGATCCAGCCAGCCCGATTCCACCGCCCAGGACGAAGCCGTGGCACGCTGCAACGACCGGAACCGAGCAGTCGTGCACGGCGGCAAAAGCCTTCCAACAGCCCGCGTTCACCTGCGTGATCTGGCTTGCGTCGGCCGCCAGTTCCTTGATGTCGACGCCCGCGCAGAAGCCGCGACCCTTGGCCGCAAGGATGATGCACTGCACGTCTTCGGATTGACCCAGATTCGTGATCGTATCGGCGATCTTGAACCAGCCCTTGCTGTCGGGCGCGTTCACGGGCGGGTGATCGATATAGACCTCCGCAACGCCGTTCTTGATTTCCGAGGTGACGGACATTCTGTTTCCTCAGTTCGCGAGGGCCTTGAGCGTCTGCTCGGCCTCGTTGATGATTCGTTCGATCAGTTCGGCGCAACTCGGCAGATCGTCGATGACCCCGGCGACGGAGCCACCGGGCAGATAGCCCGCGATCGGATCTCCGTCTTGCATGGCCAGCTTGGCGAGTATGGGCGCATTCGCTGCCATGAGCATCTGCGCGCGCGTAAGACGCTGATTGCGCCGCATCGAGAGTGCGGAGCGCAGCAGTTCTCGCAGGGAGGCACCACTTGTGCGGCGAAAGGCCAGCGCGCTGCGCAGGGCCAGCCACAAACCCGATACCGCGTTGCTCGACTCGAGCTTGCGAACCAGTTCGTTGACGACCACGCGCTGGGGCATGCCGTCGATTCGCGAAGTGATGATCGCGTCTTCGACGCGGGACTCCAGGAAAAGGTCCGTGGTGGCTTTGGGAACCGGACTCTCGTGCGTGAGTACGAAGCGCGTACCCATGGCGATCCCCTGCGCTCCGAATGCAAGCGCGGCGACCAGTCCACGTCCGTCGTGGATTCCCCCGGCGGCCACCACCGGCACGTCGACCGAGTCCGCACAGCTCGAGACCAGTAGCGTTGTTGGCACGGAGCCGGTGTGACCACCGCCTTCGGTACCCTGGACGATGATCACGTCGGCGCCGAGTTTCTGCGCCTTCAGCGCGTGTTTGACCGCGCCGCAGGTGGGCACGCAGACCACTGAATTGCGTTTCAGTTCATCGATCAGTTCCGCGCTGGGTGCGCGATTGTAGCCGGCCGCCTTGACGCCATTGCGCACGATCGCTTCCGTGATCACGTCGGCACCCGGGGCATCCATGAGGAAGTTTACGCCAAAGGGCTGATCCGTCAGCGCCTTCACCTTCTGGATCTCCGCGTCGACATCCTGTGGTCGAAGTGTGGCGGCCGCCAGGAAACCGATCCCGCCCGCGTTGCTCACCGCTGCGGTGAGTTCTGGCGTGGCAACCCAGCCCATACCGGTCTGGATGATCGGATAGCGGATCCCGAGGATCTCGCAGAGCGGAGTCTTCAGCGCCGACGACAAGGGGGATCTCTGCCTCGATAGCCTGGCCCGAGCTAGGACTTCTTGGCGCCTTGAGCGCGTTGCGAATCAGCCATGCTCTTGGCGTTGAATCCGGCCAGGGGGTTGTCGGTAACCGTACTGTTATGCGCGTGGGCAAAGTGGTGCATGTGGAATACCGAGTCCATGCCCGTGCGCTTGCCTTGTAGATCTTCGACGTGGTTGATGGCTTGCTTCGTCAGTGCAAGACCCAGGCGCGGCATCTTCCCGATGCGCTCGGCGATCGACAGCGTCTCGCTCTCCAGATCTTCGCGGGGAACGACTCGGTTGATCATGCCGGCGGAGTAGGCTCGATCTGCCGACATGCGTTCGCCCAGGAAGAGAAACTCCTTTGCCAGGCGCGGATTGAGTTCATAGGGATGTGCGAAGTACTCGACGCCGGGGATGCCCATGCGCACGACCGGATCCGAGTAGAAGGAATCATCGGATGCAACGATCAGGTCGCAGACCCATGCCAGCATCAGGCCACCCGCGATGCAGGCGCCCTGAACCTGGGCGATGGTCGGCTTGGGAATATCGCGCCAGCGTCGGCACATGCCTAGATAGGCTTCCTGCTCGCGAACGTACAGGAACTCGCCGCCTTGTTTGTCGGAGTGGTCGTACCACATGCCCACGCGATCCTGGGGTTCCGTGATGTCGCGACCGGACGTGCCGATGTCGTGACCCGCAGAGAAATGCTTGCCCGCACCCCGCAAGATGATCACCTTGATCGTGTCGTCGAATGCCGCTCTCTTGAACGCAGCGTCGAGTTCGTAGGTCATTGCGCCGTTTTGCGCGTTATTGAACTTGGGTCGATTCATGGTGATGATCGCGATCTCGTCGCTCTCACCTGCCACATCGTATAGAACGATGTCCTTCTCGACTTCTGCGTCACTCATGCTTTTACCTCGTTGTCACGCGCCTTGCCCGGATCGAGCACGTCGCGAATCAAGACCAGTTCCTGTTCATTGGGCCCGCGTGTCTCGGGCACGGAATCCGCTACCTCGAGTTCGAAGCCGGTGGCCTCGACCACCTCGTCGATACTCACGCCCGGGTGCAGCGATACCAGGCGCATGGACTGGTCCGCGCCGCCGAAGTCGAACACGGCCAGGTTCGAAACCACCCGGCGCACTTCGTGATGGCGCGTACTCGCCTCGCCCAGGGCTCTGGCCCGGTCGTATCCGACTCCCGAAACCACGTCGACTTTCTCGACGAAGGTGTTTCGGCTGTGGTTTGGAATCCAGTAGCTGGTCGTATGGCTGATGGTATTTCCTGGCGCCCCGCGCATACCCAGGAGTTGTGCCTTTGGTTTTCGATAGTCGCCAATGCAGGCAAAGTTCTGATTCCCAAAGCGATCGATCTGGCTGGCGATCATGATCACGTGGCGCTGCCCGGACCAGAGTACGTCGAAGATCGTGCGGAACGGAAACCAGCCGTCGACCACAGGCTCAGGGGGCGCTTTCCCATCGGGCCCTGAACTAACCGGCAACACGTTCGCAAGCGTCGAAGCGATGCCGTCGGTCATGACCAGATCGGGTTCGAAGGTCGAACGGGCCAGTTTTGCACCGATCATCGGAATCGTGCCGAAGGCGCTCGCCAGTTTCTCGCCATCGCCGCGATAACAATCGGCACAGGCGGCCACGCAGACTTCGGCGCGCGTGAAATCGCTCATCGGTTCTTCCTCACGGCTTCCTGGTACTCGGCTTCGCTGTTCAGCGACAGGTATTGCGCAACGAAATCCTTCCAGGCGTCGGGATCTCGGGCGGCCAGGGCGTACTGCTTCTGGAACGCCTCGTCGCGACCGTAGTCCGGGGGGCACTCGGTAAAGTGGGCACCGCCGGGGGCTTCGATCACGCCGTCGATCAGCATGCGATGGATCTTGAGTGTGTGCAGCGAGCCTTCGAGCAAGAGGTCTTTGGTCGGCACGATCTTCTCGCACGACATGAAGCGCCGTGTGGCCGCGCCGCAGTACAGATCGTCGAAGTAGGGATCGGGTCCCAGGAACTGACCGTTGCCCGCCGCATCGGCGCGGTTCATGTGGATCAATGCCACGTCCAGGTGCAAAGCCGGTACAGCGACCAGTTCCTCACCGTCCTCGTAGGGCGACTTCACCAGTTTCAGCTCG
The bacterium genome window above contains:
- a CDS encoding acyl-CoA dehydrogenase; translation: MDLNYTAEQDAFRKEARAWLEANVPREPLPSFDTREGFEAHRAWEKQLNAGGWAMVPWPVEYGGRGANLLEWLIFEEEYYRAGAPGRVNQNGIFLLGPTIMEYGTPEQKARFLPKMASSEEVWAQGWSEPNAGSDMAAIQASAVLDGDHYVINGQKTWASRGAYADWLFGMFRTDPDSERHRGLTFVLVPLDLPGVTVRPIEQLDGEAGFAEVFLNDVRVPVENQLGEVNRGWDVAMATAGFERGLMLRSPARFQNTARKLVALYRETAASGQPIDAGLRDTVARCWVDAEAYTLNTYQTVSHLLAGGKIGSESSLNKIFWSELDLRMHEAALSLLGARAELLPQAPAAEGVGDWLDGYLFALSGPIYAGTNEVQRNIIAERILGLPRK
- a CDS encoding enoyl-CoA hydratase family protein, whose protein sequence is MSVTSEIKNGVAEVYIDHPPVNAPDSKGWFKIADTITNLGQSEDVQCIILAAKGRGFCAGVDIKELAADASQITQVNAGCWKAFAAVHDCSVPVVAACHGFVLGGGIGLAGSSDIIVASDDASFGLPEIDRGALGAASHLMRMFPIQKVRKMLFTGEPIDAAEAYRLGALEWIGPREELMGAAHRIADSIASKSPKAMRLAKECMNGIELLDIKTSYRFEQGFTLELYTSPDSQEARDAFVEKRDASYKDKD
- a CDS encoding nitronate monooxygenase gives rise to the protein MSSALKTPLCEILGIRYPIIQTGMGWVATPELTAAVSNAGGIGFLAAATLRPQDVDAEIQKVKALTDQPFGVNFLMDAPGADVITEAIVRNGVKAAGYNRAPSAELIDELKRNSVVCVPTCGAVKHALKAQKLGADVIIVQGTEGGGHTGSVPTTLLVSSCADSVDVPVVAAGGIHDGRGLVAALAFGAQGIAMGTRFVLTHESPVPKATTDLFLESRVEDAIITSRIDGMPQRVVVNELVRKLESSNAVSGLWLALRSALAFRRTSGASLRELLRSALSMRRNQRLTRAQMLMAANAPILAKLAMQDGDPIAGYLPGGSVAGVIDDLPSCAELIERIINEAEQTLKALAN
- a CDS encoding enoyl-CoA hydratase — translated: MSDAEVEKDIVLYDVAGESDEIAIITMNRPKFNNAQNGAMTYELDAAFKRAAFDDTIKVIILRGAGKHFSAGHDIGTSGRDITEPQDRVGMWYDHSDKQGGEFLYVREQEAYLGMCRRWRDIPKPTIAQVQGACIAGGLMLAWVCDLIVASDDSFYSDPVVRMGIPGVEYFAHPYELNPRLAKEFLFLGERMSADRAYSAGMINRVVPREDLESETLSIAERIGKMPRLGLALTKQAINHVEDLQGKRTGMDSVFHMHHFAHAHNSTVTDNPLAGFNAKSMADSQRAQGAKKS
- a CDS encoding CoA-transferase; the encoded protein is MSDFTRAEVCVAACADCYRGDGEKLASAFGTIPMIGAKLARSTFEPDLVMTDGIASTLANVLPVSSGPDGKAPPEPVVDGWFPFRTIFDVLWSGQRHVIMIASQIDRFGNQNFACIGDYRKPKAQLLGMRGAPGNTISHTTSYWIPNHSRNTFVEKVDVVSGVGYDRARALGEASTRHHEVRRVVSNLAVFDFGGADQSMRLVSLHPGVSIDEVVEATGFELEVADSVPETRGPNEQELVLIRDVLDPGKARDNEVKA
- a CDS encoding CoA transferase subunit A; translation: MTIGIGGWGSRRKPMSLIREILRSDLKDLTIVSYGGPDVGLLCAAGKVKKLIYGFVSLDSIPLEPHFRKARQSGAIEVVELDEGMLQWGLYAAALRLPFLPTRAGLGSDVLKYNPELKLVKSPYEDGEELVAVPALHLDVALIHMNRADAAGNGQFLGPDPYFDDLYCGAATRRFMSCEKIVPTKDLLLEGSLHTLKIHRMLIDGVIEAPGGAHFTECPPDYGRDEAFQKQYALAARDPDAWKDFVAQYLSLNSEAEYQEAVRKNR